Proteins encoded in a region of the Ziziphus jujuba cultivar Dongzao chromosome 3, ASM3175591v1 genome:
- the LOC125423142 gene encoding S-protein homolog 19-like, which produces MASIFTKSTVPLIIMVLFVFYKSNCVFAESIKHKYVIIRNDVGGGVNLTLHCKSKDDDLGVQNISPGGEWGFHFKTSAWGTTLFFCSVEWPGTSHYFDAFVQSRDMDVCDTCVWSIKPDQPCIVFSNRSVCHPWNK; this is translated from the coding sequence ATGGCTTCCATATTCACTAAAAGCACAGTCCCCCTGATTATTATGGTGCTTTTTGTGTTTTACAAATCAAACTGTGTTTTTGCAGAGAGTATAAAGCACAAGTATGTGATAATCAGAAATGATGTTGGTGGAGGAGTGAATCTGACCCTCCATTGTAAATCaaaggatgatgatcttggggtCCAAAATATATCACCTGGTGGAGAATGGGGGTTCCATTTTAAGACCAGTGCTTGGGGAACCACACTGTTCTTCTGCTCAGTGGAATGGCCAGGCACATCCCATTACTTTGATGCATTTGTCCAATCTAGGGATATGGATGTTTGTGACACTTGCGTTTGGAGTATAAAGCCCGACCAACCATGCATTGTATTCAGTAATAGAAGTGTTTGTCATCCATGGAACaagtga